The DNA region GAAATATCAAAGTTTCCCTTTCGGATAAGCTAATGATTGCGAAATTGGAATCCAATAATtcacaataaaataaaaccttggaataattaataaaaaaaagctaGGCTTCTGCAACAACTAAGCATATATCCAAATGGATCCGTTGAAAAATGCTTATCTGGAAAACACTTTTGCACATAAGTGTTTTTGCTAGAGGCAGTTTGTTAGAGacacatcaaaattttcaataaaatttcACACCTCCATATGCCTTTACAATCTAGAAGCAGTATCGTCTTCTTATTTTGGTTGtctaaaaacgcttttagcTACCGAAAAAGCACTTCAAAATCCCAAGATGTCATTTAACTTAATTTTTTCTTTAGAACTTGAGGATTAGACATCTAAATCCATAAGTTCCCCTCTGTTTTTGTGGGTTGTATTTTGGCCTAACGTTGAAGACAAAACTGGACAACCAAAATGCATGTGCATTATAAATTACCCCTTTAATTTAGAGGGGGGTCAGAGGGAACATGAGCCATGTTATGGCCCTATCTACTACTTGGACCACTCAGGAATATCCAAATGTCAATCCAGTCCTTTTTTAAAACAAGATTCCCTTCGATGATTCTGGAAATAAAGATAAACATCAAggcaaataattaattttatttttctaatattttaGAACAATTTTAGAAAATCATTGATGCAGCAAATTGTTCTGTCCTAAGTCCTAAAGATATTTCAAAAGaaagagattttggagaagTGATTCTCTTCAAACTTCAAAGTGCATGAGAAAGCAACCTATATGCTATATAAAACTTATTCCAATCTATCTGCATACAGAAGAAAAGCATCAACAATACAAAACAGGCAGATTCTTAATCCAATAGTTTAAGCATAAAGCTAAATTCTGTTCTTATATGTCCCTGAATGCATGAGTaccacgagagagagagagagagagagagagagagggggattAGGAATGTAGCTATATGTATTCATACGAGCACTGGACAAATATGCCGAAATCCAAGTTCCAGGAAGCTTGAAAGATAACTATATTTTCAACAACAATAAGCTTGCATCATAAGTTACAATCACTCAGTTAATGTTTATGCGTTGGTAAGAATTTCATTGAGATAGACTCAAAGACAAAGTGGTTAAAAGCTTCCAACAGTGCTGTTTAGTTATCAAACACCAATGAACTAGAAAAAGGAGGAAGGCACTAAAGAGACACTAGTGGTTTATGAATCGAACACCAAGCAATCAATCACAGGCCAATATTTCATAAACACAGCGCTTCAAAAAGCTAGAGCCTAGGTACCAGGATGAACTAGACAAAATTATCAAGAAAGATCAAGGAACATGCACCAATGTCTACAACATTTTGTAGTCACAAACAGACATCAGTAATTGCCAGACATAGATTATTCTACAAGCAATTAAATTTCAGGTTATCTTTCTCATCTGCATTAGAGCAATGTCTTATAACTGTAAGGACAAAATAACATTACTCTGTGATGGTTCAACAGAAAACATTATTTAACTACAGGGTTATTACTATGAATGGTTTTCGGGGAAAGAAGTACTTTCCTTGCGAGCATGCTGAAATTAGTGGTTATGGCTGAATTGAAAGGTACATGCTGCCTCTATGAAAGCTATTACCGTCTCCGCAGAGGGCGCTGAAAAAACAGAATGGAGTTAATAAACCTTTTTTTATAAACAGTGTTTCTCagataaataaatcaaaaacaGCGAGTCAGAGTTGATGAAACAAATTGTCCCTCCCAACAAATTACACAATCAATCGCTTCACCTTCTCAATTCtattaaacaaagaaaagaaaagagtatGGATCACATAGGCACTTACTCTTGGTATGTTATCAGTTGCTTGTAGCCGTCTGGCAGACATTCCATCTGGATTTGGAACCAGCTCTGGACTGCCATGCTTGTAAAATGCCTGTAAGGCTCTCCCAACAAATGGGCGAACTAAATTCACTTCCATGGCAGATAGATCCTTGACCTGCAAGTACAAATCAAATCTGCTCAAGAGCACCAATTAAAAGggaaaaacaaagtaaacacaTAGTAGAAGTACTCAATGCTCTTTCTCTCACAGTGgaccacacactcacacactcatTGATAATACATGCTGTTCAGATACAATATATATGATATGTGCCCGTGGATATAATACCACCATCATGAATTCCATATTAAATGACATAAAAAAAGAGTTCCATATAATATAACAATGCATTCAAAGTTGTTCCAACCGGTTCATCCAATTGCACCATAGATAAATGCACATACCATCACTGCAGAAGAGTGAGCCTCCTCAAATGATTCTAAGCTAGTCTCAACCTTATGAAACCTTACATCCCTTATGTCGTTAATAAGAGACCTCACCTATTAGAAATAACTACAGTGAGATCATTGCAAATATGATTGATAGTTAAATAAAGGTTGAAAGAGTCCTGAACTCACCATATATATGTCAGGAATGTCGTCAGGTGCACTATCATCAAAAAAGTTTCAGATGCCATCAACATACTTTTACAATGAAATATAGAATATGTACAATGTTTCACAACTTACTATTCAAAAAGAAGGCTAGAGATTTCAACATAATGGAAAGGTAGAACTTGAAATGCTGCCTGAGAATCACGCTCTGCTTCCAAAATCCGAGTCAAGTTTTCTATTCCCAAAACATAAGTTAAAGAAATGGAATGCTTTAGATTACTGATAGCATATGACTAGAGAGTTCAACATAATGGAAATGCATTTGAGTTCCGATTCCATGTTAAGTACTAAGTACTACCAAATTCAACAAATGAAAAGGTTCCAGTTAAATACGTATATTTCAACATTCCATTACATACATAACTCAATCCGATCAACCTTAAGACTTGAGGCTCCAAGACCGAGACTACAACTTACGTCTATGCATATACTAAATTCAAAAATTCTCATGTCAATCTAACTTACGTCTAGCCTTGATCATCTCTTGATGTCATTTATTTTTCCTTCAACAATAAACCATAAAACTCTAACATGTTAACTGCTGATGCTAAGGCTCACAAGCAATTCCAACGAAAATACCCCACAACGGCAGCCAAAAGAAGCCCAACAAATTTTGAACTATTTGCAATGACAAAGGCAGCATGGTAACTACCCAAATACATTTGCCATCAAAGCATAAAACTTTACAGGATATTCAAACAAATCAATCCTTTCAAGCGCATTTCTTCGACATTCTTAGATATCATGTTGCAAACACAGAACCAGAAATCAAACTAACACCAAAGAAGCAGGACTCACCGATAGACATCCACTCTGGGGGCCGAATTGTGCATTTCCCTCTCTTCTTCATAGCAATCGCCAGCCACAACGGTACTTGGGTTGCCATTTGCGGGTAGAATGGACCAAAATCTCCCTGTAAATCCATAGTTAAAGTTACCCACCAGCATAAACCAGCTCAGTCTACCATACAATAACATGTAAAAAGTGAACAACTTACACAGAGCATGTTGAGAGGATCCATTCGCATATTGGGAACGATCTCCACCATTTCGTCTTCGGCCATAAACTCGACCTGCGATTTCAACAATTCTATATTAAATTCACAGAAATGGtcgaaattaaaacaaaacaaccaTAATAAGCTTATAAAATAGATGAACACGCAGTGGTAGAGAGCTGAACCTCTTCGCCGGAAAAGATAGACAGGCTGGGATCGGTTTGGCCTGCCATCCCTTGAATAAGCAATTCCGATGAAGAATTGAGAGTGATAGCGTTGCAATTTGAGCTCGAATTAAGTCAATTGGGTTCGGATATTTGGGGATGCAGAATGGAATGGCGCGGCCGCTTGTATCATAAATGGCGGTGCACAATTGGGGATTTATAAACCCTAACTTTGGTGGcgggaaaattttcattttcatgagacaatatttaaattttgttttctttcatggtcacatttcaaaaaaaaaaattgaaaaataattaaagttCTGTTTGGTACTTTACTTGAATCTAACTTTTTAAAcgtaaaaataattttcaagttttaggttttaaaaacttgtttagtatgactattttcaaaaactcaactcaatactaactaaaaaaatatagtctattctttaaaaacataaaaagtgagtttttttttacacatttttCGTCTCTCCTGCAATTTGATCTCTTCGTTTTTTCGATTCTTTCAAATAAAATACCAAACAGACCCTAAGTATCTAGATATCATCAATATCTTGAGAGttgatcattttaaaatttagaatttgaaaataattGTTTCAGCTAAATCTTGTGATGATAAAGGGATAACCCGTTTTTGcccaaaaaaaaaggataacccgttaatttcttttattttttaaattttgctaCAAAGTTTATGTATATAAAttgtaaataataaatttaaaatagatTGATCGCTCCGATGGTTGGACTTGAAATGAGGTCCAGCTCAAAATTTTGGATTTAGAAGAGGCAGGCCGAATCCTTTTGATCAAGGAGAGGTGTGGAGGCCCAAATCCTTTATGAAATTGCTCatttcggattttttttttttaacaaacgatattatctacactcaAAATGGAGAtgatgagcttagcctcacaatggtctatcaataatgtggttcaaattcgtctttaacGATAATCAAATCTAAAACTGCTCATTTCATAATTAAAGTTGGGAATTGGTGAATTTCTTGTACAATGTTGTGAAGGAGTTTAAAATCTCAATATAGGCATCAAATTCTATTACAACATGGCATACTTCAACTCTTTACCCTAAGATCTTGCACCAAAGACACGAAACTACAAGAAACCataactccaaagtttcaaacaTGTgatctagaccgttggatttggaGCTTATACCTATTGTCACAGTCTCAAAGCCTACATCTTTGGCATAGGACCCTATATACTCATAACATCTAACACCAAACCTAATATGTATCACTAAATTCAGGCACACTTATTGGACAGAACAAGTAAATATATATCTTCTTACGTTTAAAGTACTTTGTCGGAACTCATAAA from Malus domestica chromosome 01, GDT2T_hap1 includes:
- the LOC103434084 gene encoding DNA replication complex GINS protein PSF2-like; translation: MAGQTDPSLSIFSGEEVEFMAEDEMVEIVPNMRMDPLNMLCGDFGPFYPQMATQVPLWLAIAMKKRGKCTIRPPEWMSIENLTRILEAERDSQAAFQVLPFHYVEISSLLFEYAPDDIPDIYMVRSLINDIRDVRFHKVETSLESFEEAHSSAVMVKDLSAMEVNLVRPFVGRALQAFYKHGSPELVPNPDGMSARRLQATDNIPRRPLRRR